Proteins from a genomic interval of Methanoplanus endosymbiosus:
- a CDS encoding FMN-binding glutamate synthase family protein, which translates to MANLKTPNSDDAVHTSIRSKNVVPMSGMCSRCVDGCKGSCDIWLSSFRGREVLYPGPYGEVTAGADKDYPVDYSHLNIHGYAVGAKGLLKGVTASPDTAVFEDVNTETEYGWDIKVPMKVPIFTGALGSTEIARVNWEHFAVGAAISGITIVCGENVCGVDPELKLDKNNKVASSPEMDRRIETYNKFHNGYGEILVQLNVEDTRLGTAEYVSSKHELQTIEMKWGQGAKCIGGEIKVDSLERALELKKRGYIVLPDPTRHEVQEAFKAGAIHEFERHSRLGFVTKEGFLEEVDRLRDLGFRRVTLKTGAYSMKELAMALRYSSEAKIDLLTIDGAPGGTGMSPWPMMNEWGIPTFYLQSLAYDFSKQLETKGLHVPDLAIAGGFADEANAFKALCMGAPYFKAVCMGRALMIPGMVGRNIGKWLEKGELPKTVSKYGNTVEQIFICYEELKEMYGEGIKEIPLGAVALYTYTQRFKTGMQQIMAGSRNFNLGTISRNDLMALTPEAAEVSGISYVMESYRDEALDILLD; encoded by the coding sequence ATGGCAAATTTAAAAACCCCAAATTCAGATGATGCTGTGCATACATCAATCCGCTCAAAAAATGTAGTTCCGATGTCCGGAATGTGCTCACGCTGTGTTGACGGCTGTAAAGGCAGCTGTGATATCTGGCTTTCATCATTCAGGGGCCGTGAAGTGCTCTATCCAGGCCCTTACGGTGAGGTGACGGCCGGGGCAGATAAGGACTATCCTGTTGATTATTCCCATCTAAATATTCATGGCTATGCTGTTGGTGCAAAAGGGCTTTTAAAAGGTGTAACTGCAAGCCCGGATACGGCAGTCTTTGAGGATGTCAATACGGAGACTGAATATGGCTGGGACATAAAGGTCCCGATGAAAGTCCCCATCTTTACCGGAGCACTGGGTTCTACTGAAATTGCCCGTGTGAACTGGGAGCACTTTGCAGTAGGGGCTGCAATTTCGGGGATAACAATCGTCTGCGGGGAAAATGTCTGCGGTGTGGATCCTGAACTTAAGCTTGATAAGAACAATAAAGTTGCATCATCACCTGAAATGGACAGAAGGATTGAGACCTATAATAAATTTCATAATGGCTATGGTGAGATTCTTGTGCAGCTCAATGTTGAGGATACGCGCCTTGGCACTGCTGAATATGTCTCATCAAAGCATGAACTTCAGACTATTGAGATGAAATGGGGTCAGGGTGCAAAATGTATCGGTGGTGAGATCAAGGTTGATTCACTTGAACGTGCCCTTGAACTTAAAAAGCGTGGGTACATTGTTCTTCCTGACCCCACAAGGCATGAGGTGCAGGAGGCGTTTAAAGCAGGCGCTATACATGAATTTGAGCGTCATTCAAGGCTTGGATTTGTCACAAAAGAGGGGTTCCTGGAGGAGGTGGATCGCCTGCGTGATCTCGGTTTCAGGCGTGTTACCCTTAAAACGGGAGCATACTCTATGAAAGAGCTTGCAATGGCGCTGCGCTATTCATCGGAGGCAAAGATAGATCTCTTAACAATAGACGGAGCGCCGGGCGGGACAGGCATGAGTCCGTGGCCTATGATGAATGAATGGGGTATTCCTACCTTCTACCTCCAGTCGCTTGCATATGACTTTTCAAAACAGCTTGAAACGAAGGGACTGCATGTGCCTGATCTTGCAATTGCAGGAGGTTTTGCAGATGAGGCGAATGCTTTTAAGGCACTCTGCATGGGTGCGCCGTACTTTAAGGCGGTCTGTATGGGGCGTGCACTTATGATCCCCGGAATGGTGGGCAGGAATATCGGCAAATGGCTTGAGAAGGGTGAACTTCCAAAGACGGTATCGAAGTACGGAAATACTGTTGAACAGATCTTTATCTGCTATGAAGAGCTTAAGGAGATGTATGGTGAGGGTATTAAAGAGATTCCTCTTGGTGCAGTTGCCCTTTATACATATACTCAGAGGTTTAAGACCGGAATGCAGCAGATTATGGCCGGAAGCAGAAACTTTAACCTGGGTACAATATCAAGAAATGATCTCATGGCACTGACACCCGAAGCGGCTGAAGTCTCCGGTATATCATATGTGATGGAGTCGTACAGGGATGAGGCTCTGGATATTCTGCTGGATTAA
- a CDS encoding diphthine--ammonia ligase: MKLGVLFSGGKDSVYACHMALLKEEVSCLITLRSSNKESYMFHTPNIDLTMMQAEAAEIPLLRYETAGEKEKELTDLKAAVSLAKDNFGIEGIVTGAVMSVYQASRVQKICDELELFCFNPLWYVNQEKYMNSVIEDGFEVIIAGVYSCPFDEKWPGRVIDRKTLAELKKIRDKYHITLTGEGGEYESFVCDAPFFKRKIVIDESSCSYRNYNGTLSITSAHLEDK, encoded by the coding sequence ATGAAACTTGGTGTCCTTTTTTCCGGAGGGAAAGATTCAGTATATGCGTGCCATATGGCACTCTTAAAGGAGGAGGTCTCCTGCCTGATAACTCTCAGGTCTTCCAACAAAGAGAGTTATATGTTTCATACCCCTAATATCGACCTGACCATGATGCAGGCTGAGGCGGCAGAAATACCACTATTAAGATATGAAACTGCGGGTGAGAAGGAGAAGGAGCTAACAGATCTGAAAGCGGCAGTTTCTCTTGCTAAGGATAATTTCGGCATTGAAGGTATTGTTACCGGAGCGGTGATGTCGGTCTATCAGGCATCGCGTGTTCAGAAGATCTGTGATGAGCTGGAGCTCTTCTGTTTCAATCCGCTCTGGTATGTAAACCAGGAAAAATACATGAACTCGGTGATTGAGGATGGCTTTGAGGTGATAATTGCCGGCGTTTACTCCTGCCCGTTTGATGAAAAATGGCCCGGCAGGGTTATTGACAGAAAAACCCTTGCTGAACTGAAGAAGATAAGGGATAAGTATCATATCACACTCACTGGCGAAGGCGGGGAATATGAGTCATTTGTCTGTGATGCGCCCTTTTTTAAGAGGAAAATTGTTATCGATGAGTCCTCATGCAGTTACAGAAATTACAATGGCACACTTTCAATAACCTCGGCACATCTGGAGGATAAATGA
- the npdG gene encoding NADPH-dependent F420 reductase yields MKIGIIGGTGDIGEGLAHRLSHEHEIIIGSRNKERACTMGECLTEDLRGKGIEAKCIGATNQEAVDDADIVILSVNYKHLESTLAGLTGFEDKIVITPVNPISKKDYFFFDPPAEGSAALKIKSLLPESSCIVAAFNNISAQKWKRISEELNYSVVVCSDDEDAKKTVMDLVNSISELKALDGGPLEMSGIVESMTPLILNIAKYNNMRDVGIKFF; encoded by the coding sequence ATGAAAATAGGTATTATTGGCGGCACAGGTGATATCGGGGAAGGCCTTGCCCATCGTCTTTCGCATGAGCATGAGATAATAATAGGGTCAAGGAATAAAGAGAGGGCCTGTACCATGGGAGAGTGCCTCACTGAAGATCTCCGTGGGAAAGGGATAGAGGCAAAATGCATAGGGGCGACCAATCAGGAAGCTGTTGATGATGCAGATATCGTTATTCTCTCAGTCAATTATAAGCATCTGGAGTCAACACTGGCAGGACTTACCGGTTTTGAAGATAAGATTGTGATTACACCGGTAAATCCGATCTCTAAAAAAGATTACTTCTTTTTTGATCCGCCGGCAGAGGGATCAGCTGCACTTAAGATAAAGAGTCTGCTTCCGGAAAGTTCATGTATAGTTGCGGCATTCAACAACATCTCTGCACAGAAATGGAAGAGGATCAGTGAAGAACTAAACTATTCTGTAGTGGTATGCAGCGATGATGAAGATGCCAAAAAGACTGTGATGGACCTTGTAAACAGCATATCTGAACTGAAAGCTCTTGACGGCGGCCCGCTTGAGATGTCCGGCATTGTTGAGAGTATGACTCCTCTGATTCTGAATATTGCAAAATATAATAATATGAGAGATGTCGGGATTAAGTTCTTTTAA
- a CDS encoding acetolactate decarboxylase, whose translation MNKNYILGFVFAVALIFFIFSALSYDPSANNDDSVYVFSPLEKLLKGDYNGTSDYSDVMLHGDTGLGTFDRLNGEMVAVDGEYYQVFYNGTVGEVSGSQTASFAEVKEFSPDIAFALESPVNYSGMKELLKGEFESDSGLSVVYAVRLDGYFREVKTRSVKEQSEPYRPLEDVLSTGDQAFFERTGVKGTAVGYYHPSYMKDLTSEGFHLHFISDDRKFGGHLVEFNMDSGVISADRTEKVVLRTAKE comes from the coding sequence ATGAATAAAAATTATATTCTTGGTTTTGTCTTTGCAGTTGCTCTGATATTTTTCATTTTTTCTGCTCTGTCGTATGATCCTTCCGCAAATAATGATGATTCTGTGTATGTCTTTTCTCCGCTTGAAAAACTGCTTAAAGGGGATTACAACGGGACATCTGACTACTCTGATGTTATGCTGCATGGTGATACAGGACTTGGCACTTTTGACCGCCTTAATGGTGAGATGGTTGCAGTGGACGGTGAATATTATCAGGTGTTTTACAATGGAACGGTTGGTGAAGTCTCCGGCAGTCAGACTGCTTCTTTTGCCGAGGTTAAGGAGTTTAGTCCGGATATTGCCTTTGCGCTTGAATCTCCGGTAAATTATTCCGGCATGAAAGAACTGCTCAAAGGTGAATTTGAATCTGACAGCGGCCTTTCAGTAGTATATGCAGTCCGTCTTGACGGCTATTTCCGTGAGGTTAAGACGAGAAGTGTAAAGGAACAGTCTGAGCCTTACAGACCGCTTGAGGATGTCCTCTCAACAGGCGATCAGGCATTTTTTGAGAGAACGGGTGTAAAGGGTACGGCTGTAGGGTATTATCATCCCTCTTATATGAAAGATCTCACTTCAGAAGGTTTTCATCTTCATTTCATAAGTGATGACCGGAAGTTTGGCGGCCACCTTGTTGAATTTAATATGGATTCCGGAGTTATATCTGCTGACCGGACAGAGAAGGTCGTGCTCAGAACTGCCAAAGAGTGA
- a CDS encoding YgiQ family radical SAM protein produces MKKSGYDECDVIIVTPDAYADHPSFAMALLGRFLQRNGYRVGIISQPKWRSPESFLKLGVPRIAFAVSGGQMDSMVLNYTATKKPRHEDLFCEGGNPYFSKKGEDKKYRIRPDRVLNVYCSQIKSVCKEKPVIIGGIEASLRRTAHYDYWSGKVKRSILFDSKADMLVYGMGEYALLDAVRGFESGISAGDMQVGNTAIAARSTDGYEDPVILPSFEDAKNSKDDFARAYSLFEKNHDDKVLFQKQDSRYIIQYPRRKISREELDFIYDSRFMRKLHPAYHDVPAFEMIKNSVTSHRGCFGNCSFCSIASHQGSEIVSRSRESILSEIRAIAAMDYFKGTITDVGGPSANMYGAGCRVGGCISHDCLKDGSGCRNLISGNSEYLALLKDAGEIKGVKHVFVNSGLRFDPCLMDEKFLEEMLINHISGQMKVAPESGCDKVLKLMNKPVTSVFSGFLAQFDRIKKNNSIRKYVIPYIIVGHPGEGDKEGGETAEFLLKNNLKGRQFQIFTPTPGTRSTAMYYLGFDPITGEKTVTEKNIGKLELRKDKIIRKIS; encoded by the coding sequence ATGAAAAAGTCCGGTTACGACGAATGTGATGTAATCATTGTAACTCCGGATGCCTACGCTGATCATCCGTCTTTTGCAATGGCGCTTCTGGGCCGGTTTCTTCAGAGAAACGGCTACAGAGTTGGCATAATATCACAGCCTAAATGGCGCAGTCCTGAATCATTCCTTAAACTTGGAGTGCCACGCATTGCCTTTGCAGTCTCCGGCGGCCAGATGGACTCAATGGTGCTGAATTATACGGCAACTAAGAAGCCGAGGCATGAAGATTTATTCTGCGAAGGGGGCAATCCCTATTTTTCAAAGAAAGGGGAGGATAAGAAGTACCGCATACGCCCTGACAGGGTTTTGAATGTCTACTGCAGCCAGATAAAATCGGTATGCAAAGAAAAGCCGGTTATAATCGGCGGCATTGAAGCGTCACTAAGAAGGACTGCCCATTATGATTACTGGTCAGGGAAGGTGAAGCGGAGCATTCTCTTTGATTCAAAAGCTGATATGCTCGTCTATGGTATGGGTGAGTATGCTCTTTTAGATGCTGTCAGGGGTTTTGAATCCGGAATTTCAGCCGGGGATATGCAGGTTGGGAATACTGCGATTGCTGCGCGGAGCACTGACGGATATGAAGATCCGGTAATTCTGCCCTCGTTTGAGGATGCAAAAAATTCAAAAGATGATTTTGCGAGGGCTTATTCTCTCTTTGAGAAGAACCATGATGATAAGGTGCTCTTCCAGAAGCAGGATTCAAGGTATATTATTCAGTATCCACGCCGGAAGATCAGCCGGGAGGAACTGGATTTTATTTATGACAGCCGGTTCATGAGGAAACTTCACCCGGCATATCATGATGTTCCTGCCTTTGAGATGATTAAAAATTCAGTAACATCCCACAGGGGCTGCTTTGGCAACTGTTCTTTCTGCTCTATTGCCTCTCATCAGGGTTCTGAAATTGTGTCAAGAAGCCGTGAGTCGATACTCAGTGAGATCAGGGCAATAGCTGCCATGGACTACTTTAAGGGGACTATTACAGATGTCGGCGGCCCTTCTGCCAATATGTATGGCGCAGGATGCAGGGTTGGCGGCTGTATCTCTCATGACTGCCTTAAGGATGGTTCTGGGTGCAGAAATTTAATTTCCGGAAATTCTGAATATCTTGCACTGTTAAAGGATGCAGGAGAGATAAAAGGCGTTAAGCATGTCTTTGTCAATTCCGGACTGAGGTTTGATCCCTGCCTTATGGATGAGAAATTCCTTGAAGAGATGCTGATTAACCATATCTCAGGCCAGATGAAGGTTGCGCCGGAGTCCGGGTGTGATAAAGTTCTGAAACTTATGAATAAGCCGGTTACATCTGTGTTCTCCGGATTTTTGGCTCAGTTTGACCGGATTAAAAAGAATAACAGTATACGGAAGTATGTTATTCCGTACATCATAGTAGGGCATCCGGGTGAGGGTGATAAGGAGGGTGGTGAAACTGCGGAATTTTTACTTAAAAACAATCTGAAGGGCAGACAGTTTCAGATATTCACGCCCACTCCGGGGACGCGATCGACTGCGATGTACTATCTTGGTTTTGACCCGATAACCGGAGAAAAGACTGTAACTGAGAAGAATATCGGAAAACTTGAGTTGAGGAAGGATAAGATCATCCGGAAGATCTCATGA
- a CDS encoding Mrp/NBP35 family ATP-binding protein, translating into MADNNNSECDGNCSSCPSAAGCNDPKKAESGIAKKVDMNVRHVILVLSGKGGVGKSTVSTNLAMALSNKGYTTGIADMDIHGPNIPKMLGIEAEKLTSFDGKKISPVKITGNLSVVSMAFLLPEKTSPVIWRGPMKNTAIKQFLEDTEWGELDFLVVDLPPGTGDEALAVAQLAPNIAGAVIVTTPQEVAILDSSKSVKFIEQVNLKVLGIIENMSGFTCPHCGEAIDLFGKGGGEKAAEELNVPYLGSIPLDKEMCEAGDSGKPFIVRRDGTEQNKVTWQHVDDVMENILKQIKD; encoded by the coding sequence ATGGCAGATAACAATAATTCCGAATGTGACGGAAACTGCAGCAGCTGCCCTTCAGCAGCAGGATGCAATGATCCAAAGAAGGCTGAGTCAGGAATTGCGAAGAAAGTGGATATGAATGTGAGGCATGTCATTCTTGTACTGAGTGGCAAAGGTGGTGTCGGCAAGAGTACTGTATCAACAAACCTTGCAATGGCACTCTCCAATAAGGGCTACACTACCGGTATTGCCGATATGGATATTCACGGCCCGAATATCCCTAAGATGCTTGGAATTGAGGCTGAAAAGCTTACATCCTTTGATGGCAAGAAGATCTCACCTGTAAAGATTACCGGTAATCTGTCAGTAGTATCAATGGCATTTCTCCTTCCTGAAAAAACAAGCCCGGTCATCTGGCGCGGCCCGATGAAGAATACTGCAATTAAACAGTTCCTTGAGGATACCGAATGGGGAGAACTTGATTTCCTGGTGGTTGACCTTCCGCCGGGCACAGGGGATGAAGCCCTTGCTGTTGCTCAGCTTGCACCGAATATTGCCGGTGCGGTCATTGTTACAACTCCACAGGAAGTTGCTATCCTTGATTCCTCTAAGTCTGTGAAGTTCATTGAGCAGGTAAACCTCAAAGTTCTTGGAATCATTGAAAACATGAGTGGATTTACATGTCCACACTGTGGTGAAGCGATTGATCTCTTTGGCAAGGGAGGCGGAGAAAAAGCAGCTGAGGAGCTTAATGTTCCGTATCTTGGTTCAATTCCGCTTGACAAAGAGATGTGTGAAGCTGGTGATTCCGGAAAACCATTCATTGTGAGGCGTGACGGAACAGAGCAGAACAAGGTCACCTGGCAGCACGTTGATGATGTAATGGAAAACATTCTGAAGCAGATCAAAGATTAA